One segment of Primulina tabacum isolate GXHZ01 chromosome 6, ASM2559414v2, whole genome shotgun sequence DNA contains the following:
- the LOC142550094 gene encoding uncharacterized protein LOC142550094 codes for MTQKDADDANEVVSGTILIQQVPAYALFDCGATHSFISKRFAKKLGCKPKKLNEPFRIATPTSRAIETHEIYRDCKISISDQTFSAELIQLIMVDFDIILGMDWLARNSAIVDCKGKRVKLQTPDQEEVVFHGKSKERKSLLSASQAWGAMKSGEDIYLAMVSEIKEEVERKLEDIPITICTKMPPRRVLRCDNKDMQEEKILRPPPN; via the exons ATGACTCAGAAGGACGCAGACGACGCCAATGAAGTCGTGTCAGGTACCATACTTATTCAGCAAGTGCCTGCTTATGCATTATTTGACTGTGGTGCTACCCATTCCTTTATATCTAAGAGATTTGCTAAGAAGTTAGGCTGTAAGCCCAAGAAACTAAATGAGCCCTTTCGTATAGCCACACCTACAAGTAGGGCCATTGAAACTCATGAAATTTACAGAGATTGTAAAATAAGTATTAGTGATCAGACTTTTAGTGCCGAGTTGATACAGTTGATCATGGTCGACTTCGACATCATcttagggatggattggttagccagaAACAGTGCGATAGTAGATTGTAAGGGAAAGCGAGTCAAACTCCAAACCCCAGATCAGGAAGAAGTCGTGTTTCATGGCAAATCCAAAGAACGGAAGTCGCTGCTCTCCGCATCTCAAGCTTGGGGTGCCATGAAATCCGGAGAAGACATTTACCTAGCAATGGTCAGTGAAATAAAAGAAGAAGTCGAGCGGAAACTGGAGGACATCCCGATA ACTATTTGTACAAAGATGCCTCCTAGACGGGTTCTTCGTTGTGATAATAAGGATATGCAGGAGGAGAAGATTCTACGGCCTCCACCTAATTAG